ttgggtgtaaaaagttttgatccacctctcgtgaaaaagacaaatttccgccgattcaggtggaagcgggtcaaatttgaactgcagctgcctcatagtttgctatttattttttacaaaaatcatttctaggtacataaggacCCATTTAATcacaaatacatggtttggtggcgatacgtcgaggtttggacggtggccgagggccccaactctagagcgcgtaaactcgtatgcccgtcgcgtggtcaccgcgtgaccgtaatgttgccatgtgttttgggaggcctaggcatgtctagtgggttgggcactccccaggttggtgctaggaagaaaattacaacataagattctcacgaggagaccgatcgatgctcaaacatgaattagcagcaaagtgtttgattagcggtacgggaaatgcacatggccaatgggcgtgagttttggctgaggatgatcatctactaaggagaatgtcttcacaaatgttgagctcaaaaggaggatcctaggtggtacttgctttgcaaagtaccacgctggacaaaaatatgaatgttgaagctgggctcaaaataatgaatggagtgagctgaaattttgtgaaggatggttatttgggcataggaaagcattgtagaaaattgataccatttgaacatgccaaagtagtacttccttcacaatgctcttctatggacagaaacttgggaaaactagtgagagagattggatgaatgaaatgagctcaaaattggtgtaggtaagttacttaggtatggtcatgcgctagtaaattttcagatcatttgggtaagcctagctagtacttacttcacaaagcttctctcgtggtagaaactttggaaatttccggagaaagatttactaggaaaattgagctgaatattatcatgtggcaatgatttgggtatggaagagtgcccgaaaagtttgagggtaataggaggggtctatataacacttgctttgcaacgtgccaatttggccataaaatataaattgaacctgggctcacatagatgatttgactgagctgcaatttggagggtgataatttggacatatgaaggaactgtataaatttcatgtcatttagagatataaaaaaggtacttccttcacaatgcttctaggtggacaaaaactttggaaatttgccgaagaagatttgctaggcaaatggagctgaattttgtcatgcggtaatgatttggatagaaaagagtgcccaaaaattccgagggcaatcaagaatatataaatagcacttccttcataaagtgttgttgtggacagaataggaaaatgaatattgttgaattagttttgaactaggcaaggaaggatttttacatatttgatgaagatatgccccaaagaatttatgagatttttttgggaattttgggaatgatagaaatataggttgcttcacagcctagggcaaaaactgccacatggacatgacacataggcaaaactgatgagatggcgcctagtcatcacaacccaccacaatctacaaggctatgaccatctatactggtcattaacaactagaaataaggcagcagactagcactgtttgctttgtgatcatttcgtgtaaggaaattacgacctttctgaccaaaatggtcgcaatggtttagggtttggagccccctgaacagcttttgaccaattggtctaaaatggtcataaatttatgaccaattcttcgagggtcactgacagaaggtcataagttgacatatttcttgtagtgagagcggactgactgaagcatgtgccaaccttctaataggctttgaggtaagtaaagaatatgtaaaaatattaccgcatagaaagtagcccctgatgctctgttcggcgttcgaaaagaaaagacgaatagaggatctaataacattcacaggagtctaacaaaagtaagtcaatatgcgtatgcaggcttcactgctagcgtccaccgcactgactgcggaggtgggcatgctgaagcagaaccttgagcagtccgagcaagtgctcggccttgccaagcagcagctcgaggagaaggaaggtaagagataccttatttaAATATATAAAAGGTgtgattgcaaaaaatgacaggattaacgtggctattataggggccacaactgaggtggcgacccttaagcaagcgctgtccgaggccgagaagagggcggccacggagcgcactgagtgggagaagtatgaggtgcaggttggcgaggtgaggcaagagctccatgctctcatgtaaaaacatgagagtttggagcttgactcgaatacgcgagagtccgagctcgcggcgaccatcgaaaatgccaagtctgccaaggccgaagcccaaaaggccctccaggaggtggaggcgatgaaaaagatagcggggggtaaggcattctttatgcaaagcaaacatgtgaaagtgagttacttgttacttacccgaatccggagctctccaggagcattcgcagatttgccccgtagcgtgtcggatgccgccgccttataccgagccaaggaggggagctcgacgtagaaggtgttctggtctcagtatgccgaggccggacacccggtgcccttgagcgaccagctgaagcagctggtcgagctccataaggtggccgaacaggccatgaagggcctcatagtccggctgtggcctggggaggccatgcctgggagctactttgggctggtgaggcagctggttgaggcctgtccaaggctcgaagtcatcaagcgctccgtatgcatcgagggtgcccgtagggcgctttcccgggcgaaagtgcactggggcaagctggatgctgagaagcttgtgaaggacgggccaccgccgggcaaagagcatcgcaagcccgagatgtattatgagggcgttctgaagggtgcccgccttatggcggatgaatgctccagggatgtaatttttgagtaaactcgctcgttttgtcctgtgcgctgaaaacttgttcatatgcgctaagcaacgcatttgaatttaaaatattaccttctgtgcggccgtttatcaagtttgagagatggcgagtcgtcggcttctgcccccatgccactagtgctggggtgttcgggataaacctgagcgctctttttcccatttttgggtccttcgagggaggcgctcagcacaacgaacaaggcaatcagactataatgcttgaacactctcacttagccacagaattctataattttaaatttcggcgaagcccctagtattcggaagaccgagttcggggcgctatccacgcctaggctggaaaaagacgactcctcgctctaagcggcataagtctttagggactcgaaaacctctcgaacagcgaccagctcgcgcctcatcatgatggtcagttttagctttctctactgagctgcttagcccaactcaactggggcacaatcgcagtagttctcctagtgctaccttagccgatatagcggaacgtaaggcaccaaaacataggagccgggcaaacccaactattgacccaagacatgattcggagccaatgcatataatgctataagttcggggtgctgcacttgtgaaagtgttcggacttctcacaccatattgtggggtacttaagcccctggcgtattggccgtaccaaagtgtacgggtgcaacatgtcattaatgaacatatattcgtaaaaaagagtaatgcaataatagacaaaagctatgcattgtttatttgaaaaagctgcgatcaaagaagaacgatacaaatagtgtgataagcaaaaggtgggactatttaacatgtcctttccaggggcaggctgcggaatggtatgcgaaacaggtatactgctcgttatagagaccacctgggagttccataatgtggcgtagctttctgcttccctggttcttgcatcgtttgtgcggaaaTTGTACTGCCGGTTAGGCCTTTCgaggaatggagtcctgaaagtaagagaaaatgaagaaatcggcagcccatagtgcggtttaagccgtgttttgggcgtgccgtgatggtgcccccctgtgcccatggtatttccagagcatagttgtgtacgcgcaacactggtttcgcaagttcgcgagggctggggttggggccgcattgctacgctttctcggaacgtgctaggcggtcttgttgtaggttactccgggcgcgcttgacggtgtccggactggAAAATTgcattgagaggctgctttgtacttccgctgcgagagccgccgtatgctcctccatttggagagagcgttcggtgtttccattgaccgtaatgactcctcgagggcctggcatcttgagcttaaggtatgcgtagtgcagtaccgcattgaacttggcaaatgcggttcaccgaagcagtgcgtgatagccactgcggaacgggactatgtcaaagattaactcctcgcttcggaaattatccggagatctgaagaccacttcaagtgtgactgagcctgtacagttggcctctacacctggcatgacgcctttaaaggtcgttttagtgggtttaatcctcgagggatcgatgcctatttttcgcactgtatcctggtaaagcaggttcaggctactgccgccatccataaggactctagtgaggtgaaatccgtcaataattgggtctagaaccaatgcggcgaatccgccatgacggatgctagtggggtggtcccttcgatcaaaagtgatcgagcaggaggaccacgggttgaactttggggcgactggctccatcgcgtatacgtcccttagcgcacgcttccgctccctcttggggatgtgggttgtgtatatcatgttcaccgtccgcacttgtggggggaagcccttctgtccactaATGTTCGGcggcggggctcctcctcgtcatcgctatgtagccccttgtctctgttttcggcatttaatttgccggcctgcttgaacacccaacaatccctcttggtgtgattggctggcttttcgggggtgccatgtatctggcacgagcggtcgagtattcggtccaaactggacgggcctggagtatttcttttgaatgcctttttccactgaccgggtttagagcctctgaattcggcattaactgccgtatcctcagcattgtcgctgttaatgtggcgcttttgCTTGTTACGACGCAACCTGCCACTGTTGtccttggtgtccgaattaccagggctcttggtcatgttattgctacgagccagccagctgtcttctcccgcacaaaagtgggtcatgagtgtcgtgagtgctgccatagatttcagcttttcctgtccaaggtgctgggcaagccactcatcacggatattatgcttgaaggccgctagggcctctgcgtccggacagtcgacgatttgatttttctttgttaggaaccgtgtccagaattatctggcgattcctctggctgctgaattatgtggcttaggtcatcggcgtctagtggtcgcacataagtgccctggaaattgtcaaggaatgcggcttccaggtcctcccaacaaccaattgattctactggcaagctgttaagctaatgccgagctggtcctttaagcttgagtgggaggtatttgatggcgtgtaggtcatcaccgcgggacatgtggatatgaaggagatagtcctcgatccataccgcaggatctgttgtgccatcgtatgattcgatgttcacgggtttgaaaccctcggggatttgatgatccattacttcatctgtgaagcatagtgggtgtgcggtgcctctgtgttgggctatatcacgacacagctcaaacaagctttgtctactgtgttcggcccggccggatttactgtatccggagtgacgattaccgtctcgtgccgtggggcacccacgcgatccgtagatcgatgttGTTTTCCTTgcattgtcctccaatatatctcgcaggtctggtgcattttcccgtgccttggtattttttgagcggtgccggggtgcggtttgagtggagggccgagaggcctctctgtcgcggccacgaggtggccggtcggccgcatcatgcactggtgatgtaggtttaggtgcttcctcctctaatcggggtagcaacctgtgctttgggtagctcttggaggggcgttcgagttcatactcttcggccgcaaggacttcagtccatctgtcggctagcaaatattGATCAGCTTGTTGTTTAGGTGCTTATCTCATACGCCACTTTGTCTTCTCAATAGTGATAAATGCAGAGGAAGCAAAAATGTACATTGTATGTTTTCTAAAAGACTTTCTGTTTCTTCAATCTTTAGTTGGTATCATTTTCGGTCTGAGATTTTGGACACACCAGAGGGATTCTTCTGTTTGTTCAAGTTAAGACCTTGGCCGAGGTGGGTATGCTACATATGTGTTCGGTGGCGATGCTAGAACCCATTGCATCTGGTGTGCATGCATGTTGATGCCTTAGACATTGTAGGACTATTGCGTAAAAATGAAAAAAGGGCACTTCGACAAAGTAGTGAAAAGCTGACATCATAGGCTACACCTAGTGTTGCTTTTGTATACATTGTAAACATTGTTTTTCGGGTTTCTGTTCCAACTACCCTACCATCTTTGATGGTGTACGCTTGATGAGGTCTTGGAAAAATTATTGGCCATTGCTAGTTTTTGCAGAAGTCGTGCATAAATCGTGGAGTGTAGGAATTTTGTATCCCAAGGAGTGGAAATTCGGCCATTACCTTACATTTTATTTTTAGGATTTAGGTTTAGGGATATCCTAATAAAAAACCATTTTTGGTGTTGGTGAGTTTGTTTCTTAACCTTAGATTGTCTTATAGTTTCTCTAAAGACCAATAAGAACGTAAGAAGGGATCGAATTTTCTTGAAACAATGTTTTTTTCAAAGGCTTGCTTCTGAAGCGCAAACTTCTCGCTGGCTCTAGGGATCCAGTTGGCCTCTGTAGTCGCATTCCAAGATTCTATTGTGTTTATACTCTATGGCCCAATAGAATTCAATCATGTACTAAAGTGTAATAGGCGAAATGCCCACTCTGTCTCCAAAATAAAGCTTCTCTTCCTGGCCCTTTGCTCTATAGCCTAATGAAGTACTTCTGTGCATGGAGTGGAAATTCAGTCAGTACCCTACATTTTATCTGAATATCCAAATAAAGGAACCAATTTTTGGTGTTCGTGGGTTTGTTTCTCAACCCTAGATTGACATTGTAGTTTTTCTAAATACCAATAAAAACTTAAGAAGGGTTCGACTTTTCTCGAAACAATGTTTTTTTTCAAAGGCTTGCTTCTCAAGCGCAAACTTCTCTCTGGCTCTAGGGCTCCAGTTGGCCTCTGTAGCGGCATTTCAAGATTCTATTGTGTTTGTACTCTACAGTCCAATAGAATTGAAACATGTACTAAAGTCTAATAGGCAAAATGCCCGCTTCGTCTAAAAAATAAAGCTTCTCTTTAGCCTTCATTTTTTTTTCTTGAAGCCTCCATGGAGGTGGAAAAGGTATATATGTTCTTTAGAAAACATGAACATGTATATTCAGTATATGTAGTTCAAATAAACATTTCCAAATGAGATTAGTTCACTTTTCAATACTCAACTTACCAATTTGCTCTCAACCCTGAACTACAAAACTAGTTAATGCACACATCCAACTTGTCAATCCGTTCAAGAATCAATCCCAAGCTTGGTTGACACTGGTTTTCACTAATGAGGCTGGTTTTCACCTTCTTGACTGGCCTATTAGCGTTGTGATGTCAGACCTCCTTACATGTAGGACCCACCCAGAGAAAAATGGTATGTTCGTACCAATACCACATCAATCTCAGTTGCAATGTTTATACAACAACCATAGTAAATAGTAACAACACATATTATTGACTCTCCAAACACATATGCAAATATAATTTAAATCATAGCATCTTATACATGATATCACATACAATACTTTGAAGGAAGTTTAAGTAATACTTGTATACTAGTAGGAACAAAGTTCACTAGCCCCTACTACGACGACAACATCATATAATTCTCACAACATACTACTACTTGTCTTCAAGAACCACAACTCCAAACTAGACTATATTGTTCATGGTGACAAATGGACTCGAAGGAGTTTGCAAATCAAAACTTGGATTTTTGTTATCACCACCAATTGTAGATTGCAAGGCGAGTGCTTGCCAGAAATTAAAGCTATTCTCCATTTTCCATGGGCCAGCATCATCGAGCTCCACATCATTGATGCTGTAGCGTTGGCTTCCTGACCCTTTTCTCTGTAGCCTCATGAAGTACTTCTGTGCATGGCTCGAAATCTGGGCTGGAGTCCTACTAGTGACGAAGTACTTTGATATCTCCTTCCATTTTCCACGACCACATACACTCAACCCATGGAGAAAGAGCCTAGAATAACCATGTTCAAGatgaactagttaggttaattctTTCAAGGACATATTGATCATTAATATATTGCTGAAAATGCAATAGTTGGAGTATTAAAACTTGTAACCAAATGTTAACCCTTGTGCTAGGAAAGGACATCTCTTTTTATCTTTTACGATGTTATAATATAATATGTGATAATAGATGATTATAAATGAATAAGGAATTTCATTACTAAAATGCTCATATGTTGATAATAGATATAAATAGACCATGTTAATACTTGCAATAGTAGTTTCATTCTTTACTATGAATATATAATTAACTACTCCATCTTTAGTTGCAAGGATAAGAGTTGGTGGTATTAACTTATTAATGGAAGCACAATAATGAAATAAAGTCGGTTATTCACAAAAAAATATACATCTTGGTACTATTGTTTCTGGTAAATGTGAAATGGGCACTATGAGtacagtaaaaataaaaaataaacctcCGATTCATGATAATGAAAACCCACATAATGGTTAATAGTATGTTGTCTATTAAAATACACCCGACATCTCCAAGCGAATAATCGAAATGAAATAATTTTTTAAATCCCATGGATAATTAGGAAGTATGAAACATGAATAACCTGTGTTCCTCTAGGGTCCAAAACCCCTTGGCACGTGGTGCAAGCACTGGTTGAGGGATGCACATCTTATTCTCCAACACCACCTTGTTCTCCTCCACCATCTGCACCTCTTCTTGTATCTCCATGGTTTGCATACTCTCTAATGGAAGACCAAACAAAATACCCATTCCTTCCATGACAACCTCCTCTTGCCATCCAAAGTTTTTATTCACAAGGCCATCCACGGTGTAAATCACACCATGGTCACTATTGGAACCGTTGTACTCCTTCTTTGGACACTGCAACATATGCATCTCCATAACAAGATCATCATACAAGTCTGTTACCTGTTGCATGGTCTTCCTAGGGAACCATGCTTTGAGATTGGACACGATATCATGCTTCTTGTTCTTCTCATGGATGGTGCCATCATTGTTGTAGTAGTTGTTGAGACGTTCAATGATTGATCTCGCCCCCTCTACCTCAGAGGGGTTCCACTCCTGGTTGACTCTTTGATTCATGGAGGAAATTTGAGGCTTTTTAGGGGAAAACTTATGAGAGTTTGGATAAAACTATGAGAGGTATGATACCGAAAGAGTGTTTGTATGGAGATGGTGATGAGGAGGGTACGATATTTATAGCATCACCATATAGAAAATCTTGTTCTGATGGTAAAACATGATTAAAAGACTATAAATGCTAGTGACATGTATTTGCTATATGAAATATTATATCCGATTTATGACATATCGAGGCTACCAATTTCATATCCCATTGTCAATATACTTTCGGTGGACAAGGAATGCATATTTCAATTGTACTAATAATGCCTCGCCCAAAATATATACACCTACGTCACATATATGATCCATTAAGTGCTATATAATCAAAGCGTATCTTACTATAAGTCATGATATTACGCACACTATTTTGACTTGCCATGTGACACAGTGTAGAAGGTCAAACACTGACATCAGAGTCTTGATCTTGTGTATCTTCTAAAGGATGTTCTAAAGAATCTATAAATGGCACAAATTGCATATATATTTCTCCGCTCAATATTTCTTCTACGTGCACATCAATTTAGTGCACAACACAAACATTACGATTTAGATATACATATGGTTGACTAGTGAATGATCGCATGGGTGTATGATGCAAGAAAGTTAAGTCATGGGTAGAGACTAGTCTATGCATTAAATTTAAAGATTTAATCCACATGATTGTGTCAAATTTCCATTGTTGCTAAAAATTTGAACTATTACATATGATCATCTCTCAAATTTCATACGGATTTCCTTGATTGCCAAACAAAGCCTCGATATGAACAACGCTTTCATATGTAACCATTATGACTTGTTTCATAAAAGATACTAATATGAAATTATATTATGTTGTACTATACTACGTGAAGGAAAAAAGTTGGA
This portion of the Triticum dicoccoides isolate Atlit2015 ecotype Zavitan chromosome 7A, WEW_v2.0, whole genome shotgun sequence genome encodes:
- the LOC119334279 gene encoding uncharacterized protein LOC119334279, translating into MNQRVNQEWNPSEVEGARSIIERLNNYYNNDGTIHEKNKKHDIVSNLKAWFPRKTMQQVTDLYDDLVMEMHMLQCPKKEYNGSNSDHGVIYTVDGLVNKNFGWQEEVVMEGMGILFGLPLESMQTMEIQEEVQMVEENKVVLENKMCIPQPVLAPRAKGFWTLEEHRLFLHGLSVCGRGKWKEISKYFVTSRTPAQISSHAQKYFMRLQRKGSGSQRYSINDVELDDAGPWKMENSFNFWQALALQSTIGGDNKNPSFDLQTPSSPFVTMNNIV